Proteins found in one Fervidobacterium sp. genomic segment:
- a CDS encoding succinate--CoA ligase: MKIHEYVAKGILSKEGFRVPKGVLLTKDYTVKELEEVKRLGFPQILKSQVLVGGRMKAGGVKISNSFDETKKLLNELLNKPIKGELPECVLIEELIEHDEEWYFSLSIDRNARDFLYIFSKFGGINIEEFSKENPDRVFKTNSIQSLPEEIRETAERLTDVFIKYDLTLLEINPIGFSKGRLYLLDAVFHLDDSAVFRQHWVIEKTTEKIIKLHGDIGVIGCGAGIVMATIDVLKEFGFEPANFCDIGGGADREELQNALDELRKYSDIIVLNIFGGITDCLEIAEGIKHFHLKFPNVKLIVRLTGNNEEIAREVLRSLNITCVGDMEELINQLKNFDTKRGKDYVLERQ; encoded by the coding sequence GTGAAGATTCACGAGTATGTTGCGAAGGGTATTTTAAGTAAAGAAGGATTCCGTGTCCCAAAAGGAGTTTTATTAACGAAAGATTACACCGTCAAGGAACTTGAAGAGGTAAAAAGATTAGGATTTCCACAAATACTTAAGTCCCAAGTACTTGTTGGTGGTCGGATGAAAGCAGGAGGTGTAAAAATCAGTAATTCATTTGATGAGACAAAGAAATTATTGAATGAGTTGCTCAACAAACCAATAAAGGGTGAATTACCCGAATGTGTCTTGATAGAGGAGTTAATTGAACACGATGAAGAATGGTACTTCTCTTTATCAATTGACAGAAACGCAAGAGATTTTCTATACATTTTTTCAAAATTTGGAGGAATAAACATTGAAGAATTTTCAAAAGAAAATCCAGATAGAGTATTCAAGACCAATAGTATACAGAGTCTTCCTGAAGAAATTAGAGAAACAGCAGAAAGACTGACAGATGTGTTCATAAAATATGATTTAACACTTTTAGAAATTAATCCTATAGGCTTTTCTAAAGGGAGACTTTATCTATTAGACGCAGTTTTTCATCTCGATGATAGTGCAGTTTTTAGACAGCACTGGGTTATTGAAAAAACTACTGAGAAAATAATTAAGCTTCATGGGGACATAGGTGTAATTGGATGTGGCGCTGGTATTGTGATGGCAACTATAGATGTACTTAAAGAATTTGGATTCGAACCTGCAAACTTTTGTGACATAGGGGGTGGTGCTGATAGAGAGGAACTTCAAAATGCTTTAGATGAGTTAAGAAAGTATTCAGATATTATTGTTCTAAATATTTTTGGTGGAATAACCGATTGTTTAGAGATCGCCGAGGGAATAAAGCATTTTCATTTGAAGTTTCCAAATGTAAAACTTATTGTCAGACTTACTGGTAATAATGAAGAAATTGCCAGAGAAGTTTTAAGGTCACTAAACATTACTTGTGTAGGTGATATGGAAGAACTGATAAATCAGTTGAAAAACTTTGATACAAAGAGAGGGAAGGACTATGTTTTGGAAAGACAGTAA